Sequence from the Candidatus Rokuibacteriota bacterium genome:
GTGTACTCGCGAAAGCCGGTGACGTCGGTCGTGTAGGCGAGAAGATGGCCGTCGTCGCTGACAGCGGACGCGCCGAGGGAGAAGAAGGGATGCCCCTCGGCCAGCGCGTTGAGATCGAGCGTGATCTCCTCGGGGGCGTCGAGGCTGCCCGCCTTGCGGCAGTAGATCGGGTACTGCTTGCCCTTCTCGGTGCGCGAGTAGTAGAAGTGCCCGCCGCGCCGGTAGGGCACAGAGGAGTCGTCCTCCTTGATGCGCGCCAGCATCTCCTGGTAGAGCGACTCCTGGAAGGCCGCCGTCGGCTTCGTCACCTCATCGGTATAGGCATTCTCGGCGCGGAGATAGGCCAGGACGTCGGGGTTGTCCTTCTCGCGCAGCCAGAAGTAGTCGTCCTGGCGGATGTCGCCGTGCAGCGTGTCGATCTTGGGGATCTTCTTCGCGTCGGGCGGCGTCGGCATGGACTCGTAACTTTACGCGCGCTCGGCCGCTTGTCAAGACGCCTCGCCGTGGTATACCCGTGCCACCATGCCCGAGCTGCCTGACCTCACCATCTACCTCGAGGCGCTGGACTCGCGCGTGCGTGGGGCCACTCTCGAGCGGGTGAGGCTGGCGAGCCCGTTCGTCCTGCGCTCGTTCGACCCTGCGCTCTCGGAGGCCCACGGGCGCGCGGTCACAGGCCTTCGCCGCCTCGGGAAGCGCATCGTCATCGGGCTCGACAGCGATCTGTACCTCTCGATCCACCTGATGATCGCGGGGCGCCTCCACTGGAAACCACCGGCCGCGAAAGTGCCGGGCAAGGTCGGCCTCGCGGCCTTCGACTTCTCGACGGGCACGCTGATGCTGACCGAGGCGGGGACGAAGAAGCGGGCGGCGATCCACCTGGTGCGAGGCGAGGCGGCGCTCCACGCGCTCGACGCGGGCGGGATCGATCCCCTCGCCTGCACCGCGGATGCGTTCAGCGCCGCGATCACGCGGGAGAACCACACGCTCAAGCGCGCGCTGACAGACCCGCACATCCTTTCCGGCATCGGGAACGCGTACTCGGACGAGATCCTGCACAAGGCACAGCTTTCGCCGGTAAGGCAGACGCGGGCGCTCAGCGACGGGGAGCACACGCGGCTCTACGAGGCGACCCGGGCCACGCTCTACGACTGGATCGTGCGCCTTCGCCGCGAGGCGGGAGGCGACTTCCCCGAGGGCGTCACGGCCTTCAGGCCCGAGATGGCCGTCCACGGCCGCTACGGCAAGCCCTGCCCCGACTGCGGCGCCGCCGTCCAGCGGATCCGCCACGCCGACAAC
This genomic interval carries:
- a CDS encoding DNA-formamidopyrimidine glycosylase family protein — encoded protein: MPELPDLTIYLEALDSRVRGATLERVRLASPFVLRSFDPALSEAHGRAVTGLRRLGKRIVIGLDSDLYLSIHLMIAGRLHWKPPAAKVPGKVGLAAFDFSTGTLMLTEAGTKKRAAIHLVRGEAALHALDAGGIDPLACTADAFSAAITRENHTLKRALTDPHILSGIGNAYSDEILHKAQLSPVRQTRALSDGEHTRLYEATRATLYDWIVRLRREAGGDFPEGVTAFRPEMAVHGRYGKPCPDCGAAVQRIRHADNETNYCAKCQTGGKLLADRALSRLLRADWPRTLEEMEERRGLAPQSKMSRPTRRGHP